AACACATCGTGCGAGCCGTAATCAAGATGATCTTTCAGCCTGCATTCCATGTTCACTGCAAATTCCTCAATCATGGGTGCCGTTTTCAACTCTCCGTAAAATGATGTGAATAGTGCAGACTTGTCGGCATTTTTTCCCGAAACGATACCGCAGAAGTCGGTTACAACGGTTTGTTTGGTTGAAGGCACATTGATACTGAATGTTTTGTTTTCTCTAATGCCCTGGCCACTGTAATGCGACTTTCCCATGCCCATACAAACAATGTTTCCGACCAACACGCC
This DNA window, taken from Bacteroidota bacterium, encodes the following:
- a CDS encoding flavin reductase family protein, which codes for MKNNLGKLNSLYPLPTVLVGTVINGLPNYITMAHVGVLVGNIVCMGMGKSHYSGQGIRENKTFSINVPSTKQTVVTDFCGIVSGKNADKSALFTSFYGELKTAPMIEEFAVNMECRLKDHLDYGSHDVFIGEIISTFCDDSVLTDGRIDLKKIDPILFEMNTRKYWQLGDSYANAWSIGKTHPKFV